The Rissa tridactyla isolate bRisTri1 chromosome 1, bRisTri1.patW.cur.20221130, whole genome shotgun sequence DNA segment GGACATCCCTGACCTCATCTGAGCTGCGCAGAGACATCTTCCCCTCCCAGAGAAGACACCCCCCCACCTCCATGGCATAAATCAGCCCTGGTTTTCTGCATACTCACTTGCTGGGAGAGTCAtgtaaagaaaagattttgctgtTGTTGGACTTCTTTTTGAGGCAGGAGGGGGTAAGAAAAtgtttcatagaatggtttgggttggaagggaccttaaagatcatcttgttgtTTCCCTGCTACAGGCTTGTTTCTCCATCACACATAAAAGGAAAGGCAGGTACGAGGAAGATTTCAAACCCCTATGTCTGTCCCCAAAGGGACATCGCTGTCAGCCGGGAACCCCCAGGAAGTGGTGAGCTCTGACACATTCCCATGTGCCATCTTTCTTTGCTCTGCCTGTCAGTCTTCCACAATGCTATCCCAAAACACCAGCATCTCTGTGCCTAAAGTCCAGGCCCTCATCTCCAACACGTGGCCATagccaggcagggaaggagggaggtcaCCTTGAACACTGGGTGGAAGTGACATGAAAAGCGAGGCAGAGGGACACCGCTGAACCTCCAGCCCTCTCTGGAGCCAAGGTGCCAGACCCAGCTTGAAAATCAGGCACCTGCGTTTGCTCAGGGTGGGGAGGTTTGGTTTGCACTGGTGACTTGCACAAGTTTTCTACCTCTTCTATTTTATCGGTTGTCAGCTCCACTGGCTTTGGAATGAGCCAGACCGCTGCTGCTGATGTATTCAGTTCGGTCCTGCTGCGGGTAGAGGAGGAGAAACACGGTGGTGCAAATGCAGCCGTTtggcctttgctgctgctcctctgtttCCGTATCTCTGGTGAGAAATTGCCCAATTGCCCAGCAGAGTGAGTTAAGTTTTTTTAAGCCTGCTCTTGTCACTTTTGAAGAGCCATAGGAACTATACCTTCTGTTGTGATTGTGGCGTGcagaaatgagaataaaagcTGCAAATTAGTGTGATTGTCCACCGTACCTCCATTGGTGGATTTGTGTAAAATTCAGAAACCCCTAACACCCTAATTTCCTTCTACTATGCAAACCCATGATTTATTTTGGTGTTGCCACTGTCTCTGTGGAGCCGGCCCAAGATGTTGCAGGAGTTTGGGAACGCTTTAGATAACAGATTCAAAATTTCGACATAATTTGTGGCTATTGCCTGAACCCCTGTTTCATGCTCTCAGCTCAGTGCATGCGCGTTCTTGCAAATTAAGTCATCCTTGTCTCCGTTCCCCAGGGTTTGCATACGCAAAGCTATGAGCAGACACTGAGGTTAATGTTTGGGTAGGTGGTTTTATAAAGTGGAAATCTGCTGGTGGATCTGTGGGGATATTCTCGCTGACTATTTGCATTGGATTTGtacatatacagaaaaaaaggttACCGGCAGTCATAGTTTTTAAATACAGTGCTTAAATAACACTATGTTTAACTGAGACTCAGGCTTACTCCTTGGGAATGGACACAGTTAAACTGGAAGAAGTGTCTCCTCCTCCACCACTGCTGCAAGACCAAACAGCATTTCACATGTCCATCCTTGTGTAGTTACACTTTTAAACCAAATGTAACCAGCTGACTTGGTTTTGCTTGGGTTGCTCCACAAAGTCTTTGTGTGCAgtgccttcccttcccacagctgaCCCATGTCTCCTGCTCCTTGTGGGATCTGCAGAGGTATCCCAGAGCACAGGCTgccagagaaaaaagaaaacaatattaaagaaggaaaaggaagggggtGTGCGTGTATGATATTCATACAGAGAGGTGAGAGTCTCACCAAAGTTGAGATGggtttccctccccttcccatttCACTGTCCCTCATGCACTCCTATGCACAACACACATACAGGTCTGTAGTAAGTCCAGGCTATTTGCTCGGGTAAGCCTAGACTACCTGCTGGGCACTTTAAGCATCCTGAAAATAGATATTTCTGTCTCCTTAGAGGTGGGGATAAAATGAGGTGCATGTGTTGTACACTTGATGAAACTAGCCTTGTCCCCGTTTTCACTGGCACAGTCATGAAGTCCCTGAACCACTGTCATgctgctggcaccggctgggTTTCTCCTTGAATGGGTTTTCCCCGTCCATTGGATGGTGACTTGATATAGACAGGTGGAGAACAGTGTTTTGCTCTCTGACATTCTGTCAAGCCTACAGCCTTCTCCTTCTAGGCCTGCTTTCTGATAGCTAAGGCCTTTGTGGAGATGAAGCTGGTGTATCTGCCCAAGGGGTGAAAATGTTACCTCCCACACTTCCAGAGGTGGATCTTTTGCCTTAATCGGTTGGAAATCACGAGGAGAGCATAGTCTTTGCTCTCACACTGCTGCAAAGATGCCAAAAATCCCAAAGATCAGCCTGAAGATGAGAGCACAACACATGCTAGATGGTACACACAGCGATGCTCCTAAGCCTTACGGTTTGCTTTTACAAGAGTGATGGCTGTTGGTTACCTTATAGAAGGAATTATTTTAGGAactgtcatttttgttttaattattgctgGGAATCAGACACCAGAGAAATTCTCTACTTGCTGAGAAAAAGTAATTATTGTCCTCTTCTAGTACATCATTTCCTTTTGTGCATCTGTGCAGGGAGGTGCTGAGGTTAGGGGTATGGATCGGGGCCTTCGCTGAGAACTGTAAAACACAAATTTTGACTTATGTCTCTGTGGCTTGTGTATGGATGCTCTAGTCTTGTAAGAACATTACAAACAAGCAGTACATGATCATAGTATGATACTTATTTAAGGATTAGTGCCCTACCTGTAGCAGATTGAGTATATAGTCCTGTCTTTTACTCCTTGAACATGATTAGTTTCCTTCTCCTTAGGGCAAATGTATTAGAGGTGTATGGAAGGAATAGCAAGCCCTTGCATTGTAGCAGTTCTGAAAAAcctacaaaaacatttaaaattaaagctaaaaAGCAAATACAACGCTTAGAGAGGTCAGAtaaaaaattagtaaaatatGAATGACTGAACTGTTATCCCTATCTGGGGTGATGCAAATCTTAAAGTACAAGGATCATGTTCTGCTGCTGGACCTGACTGTCATGTCAGCTGGTAGCAGTTTcttgataatatttttattatcttgccctttttttccccctagctcAGTTGAGGATGATTGTAGTGGGGTGAAGGGAGAGTGGAATGGATGCTGACAACCCCACAGCAAGCGCGATTACTGTCTTTGGTTGGCCAATGTCACACCATATGATACCAGGTTAGGGATGAGCCTGCCAACAGTTATGGCCCTATAGCGGTCAGCATGGCAGACATGCAGAGGAGCAGGGGGAGTtgagggcaggaaaaaaatgcaagtacaTATGCACGGAGGACAAGCAAAGCGGGGGTAGGTTATTGCAGCATGGAGCAATATGAAAGTGGGAGGCCAGTGTTGATTGCTAGCgggggcaggggagcaggcaggacTCTTCCACAGATAtctttttctttgacttctgtTGAAATTGCAAATGTACCGTTTATAATAAAGCAGCTTACAGGCTTGTTCTTCACAGTTTGTAGAAAAATCTGAGAAACCGAGATCTGGTTCATCCTCTTGCCAACTCAGGATGATCTCTGCCCAGATCATTCCGGGTGAGGGTGCTAGTACTGAAGATGTTCCAGGCACCTTCAATTTAAAAGAGAGTACATAGCCTGGATGTAAGAACAGATGAGTGTGCTGAGTAATTTATCCAGAAAATATCAAGTAGAGCTGAAAGGGGACTAACGCAGAGCTTCACTtaaatttgaaagcaaaaccTGCTCCTATATATCTGCAAAAACAGAGgcagttccttttctttctgaaacaccaGAAGACCCAGACTCCATGATGTAGATGTTAAGGTAGGACTCAATTCAAGTTAATGAAACTCTTGTGTCTATATGCAGTAGAGGCTTAAGAGATATTGTATCATCCTGGTTCTGCTGAAAAAACACTTGGTGGTTTGTTGATAGGATATCCTAAACTGAAAAACAGCTAAGATGTTATGTTCAGTATTGCCTTCTGAACTGAGTTCAGCTGCCTCTGGTGTCTCAGGAGCAAGCAGTTGTGAGCAGCACTCTAAGTGACATGGAGAAGGTGGTGCTGCCCCTTGGAGACTGGCAAAACTGATGCAGCATATGGGGTGGGAGGACTTTTCTTAACATTTTTTGGATATTTTCCTCATGTAACATCTCTCCAGGTCTGCACTAGGTGAGATTCCCTCTTCACCTAAAAAGCTCATCCACAACTTGAGGATGGGTAATGGTCACAGCGGAGATCATGCTGCACTGTGCACAAATTTTAAAACTTGCATTGACTAATACCCAGGGGTGGATTAAAATGAAATGGGCTATGTCTGCAGGAAAATggcttcctcctctgctttctggcAGAACTTTTCCTTCACTGGCCATCTTCTACCCTATCCCAGACAAACACTGCTCTTCCTATGTCAGGGATGGTTTCTAATCTCCTCTCACTCCCTTGACAAGACTGTAGCTTGCTGTTGCATTTTTCTCCCCTAGCTGGCCCGGAGAGAGGCAGTGAATGAGCTCCCCATGCCACAGAGGAGTCACAGGCTATctgccagtcactcaggcatgaTGCTTAACGGGAATGGTGGTCTGGTGGTCTTGGTCTGGTGGTCACTTGAATTCAGGCCATGCATAGAGGGATTGGATAAGGAGAAGGGTCATGTGAGAGCCTTGCGACAGTATGCGTTACCATTGATTAATGAACATCGCAGGGTGGAGAGCAAAAGTGATGAAACATGAAATAAGGCTGTTATAAAAATGTGTTGGAGAAGTCACTCTGTGGTCATACTTTTGGACTCTGAATATTATGTTGCTAATAGTTTTGTGTTGTTGTTGGCTGGGGTATCGCAGCTGGTTCTGGGACCTCTCTAGATGGTGTCTGCAAGTATTGGACTCACATTTTCCTgcgagtcttttttttttttcctgtgagacaGGCCTTATCGCCTGTCAGATGTGTTATTACCCAAAGTTCTTCCTCACCTGGTGTGACCAAGCCGACCTTCACTAAGTAACGAAAAGGGCAAAAATGACTTTGTATGGATCACAGAGAAGGACCTGatggtgctggtggatgaaaagctggacatgagccagcaaagtgtgctctcgcagcccagaaagccagttgtctcctggtctgcatcaaaagcagcacggccagcagatcgagggaggcaATTCTGCCTctttactccactctggtgagaccacacctgcagcaccgcatccagctctggggccctcagcacaggaaagacatggacctgttggagcgggttcagaggaaggtcacaaaaatgatgagagggctggagcacctctcctgtgaggacaggctgagagagttggggttgttcagcctggagaagacaaggctccagggagacctgattgtggcctttcaatacttaaaaggaGCTTATAAGAATGAtactttttaatagggcctgtagcaataggacgaggggtaatcaTTTTAAactagattcagactagatataaggaagaaattttttaccatgagggtggtgaaacactggtggaggttgcccagagaggtggtaggtgccccatccctggaaaccttcaaggtccagttggatgggactctgagcaacctcatcttgttgaagatgtccctgctcgttgcaggggcgttagactagatgacctttaaaggtccctttcaacccaaaccattctatgatgctatgattctatggatcTGGCACATTTATACATCCATTCACTTCTCACCTCTGGACTAAAATGAACACAGAAATCACAGTTAGTAGTATGGAAAACTCTTACAGGAGTGGTATTGTATTATTGCACCATTAATCTTCACGTGATCACTGAAGGCACCGAACAGGGTCTTATTGTGTAAGCCCCCCTTTTAGCCACCTCTGGAGAGTGATCCATCCCACTCTGCTAGAGCTGGGCCTCAGCTGTGTAAAGGCAGGCATGAACATTTGGGTCTGTGTCTGATCTACCTACCTCTTAtggtcaatggagagaaacaggcacttctagGTCATGATTCATCTTGTCCAACTGCAGGCATCAAGAATAATTGGGTGAATCACACTCTAAAACTGATTATTTCTCTCCCCTATTATGGGAAATTATAAAGGGAGGACCAGGTGATTAGCTTATATGCATACACCTACCCTGTCAGTGTCTCCAGGGAGGTGAGATGAACCTTCTACAAGTCTAAAATAGGTGTAATGAATTGAATTGCACTCTGGAGGGTCTTACCTCTCTCCATTGCTTAGGAAACAAGTCAAAGGCAGGCACCTAGCCTAGACTAGACACTTAACTTCTAAATtactaaaattaaattaaattactccCACCCCGAACCTGTATCTGCCACTAATAAgcaactattttattttttttctggaaccgTTGGCCATTCTCCAAAAGAGGTATCAAGGATTCAGGAagcaaatacagagaaatttctgagaagtttcacatttaattttttagtattttatttaaatccttttattttaaagttaagtTTATAAGTTTTCTCTTTTGATGATCAATGTGCAACTCCAAAACACAGAACAGATTAACGCTCCTTCAGCATTGGCAGGGTTAACCTGAGTACTCTGATGGCAGTGAGGTTGTGCCTGGCTGGTTGAAGGCAGGTTTGGACCCTTCCTCCATAGCTCTTTTATGGCATCAATCACTTCTACTTCAAGTTCTTGTTTGTCCAAAACTTGAGGAGTGAGAAGATCGCCTGCTGGAAGTTGTCTCCCATCACTACATAGAGCAGTAAGTTTCCAAAAGTATTTAGCGCTGCTAAAGGTTTAGCTataataaacattaaaaagatcGTGTTCTTCATGTGGCAGCTAACCGGTTGTACTCGGAGCTCCAGCCGAATCCCTTGGAAGATGTGGAAGGGGAGGAAGCACACATAGAAGACCACCAAAAGGACAATGGCAAGTCTGCGAGCCTTTTGTTTGTAGCAAGCCCGCGTGTGGGGCCCGGTAGCCAAGGTGTAAATAATGAGCGCATAGCACAGAGTCACCGTCAGCAAGGGCAAGAAGAAGGCAAACACCGTTAACAGCCAGTTATACCACCGACTAGTGTCAAGGTCCTCAGCAGTAGCTAGGTCTGGGCAGATCGTCCTGTTCTGCTTATGCCTCGTGTCAATCAAGATGCCCAAGGGGCTGATGGCCACCAGGGAAATCACCCAAACTACTACGCAAGTCACCACTGCCCATCTTCGTTTTTgaacaaaaaaacatttaattggGTGGAAAACTACAAAAAAGCGGAAGATGCTGAAGCAGCTAAGGAAGATAATACCACTGTACATGTTGAAGTAGAAACAAAGGTGAATAAACTTGCACATGAATTTTCCAAAAATCCAGTTATTTCCATTAGCAGAGTAGTGTATAAAGAAAGGAAGCGTGGCTATATATAATAGGTCAGTGATAGCCAGGTTTAACATAATGATGGTGCTGCTTTTCCAGGGTCTCATCTTgacaaagtaaacaaaaattgTCACGATGTTCCCTGGGAAGCACACCAGGAAGATGAGGCCGTAAAGGACGGAGAGATAGGATTTCACCTGTAAGAAATCTTCATCGTTGCAGCTTGTCAACGGGTCTGCGTGGCCTGGCAGAGCAGTAAAATTGCTGTTGCGTTCAGATGCCATGTTTGCAGAAATCTTCTTAAAGCTTTACAAAAATCAGATGGTTAGTTTTAATTGATTGGTTGGGACAAATGCATTCAGTTAAATCTTTTGTGGCTGGAGCACATGTTGTATGTTTGACAAGGCATAGTAGAGGGAGGGAACGAGGATTTGCTAATGCACCCAGCTCTGAACAAGATAACCCCACTCAAAAGTTTAATTTCACCCTTCTCTCTCCTTTATGTTTAATTTTGATAATGATTAATATTGATAACGATTAATATTACTCTTGCTTTACTTAACCTCCTACGTTGAAGAAGACAATTACTGCTTATCTGCAAACCTTCAGGAGTAGGAAGCACACATTTAGGTAGCTAGAGAGACTTTGGACTTAGATTTTGCAAAACTGTGTGTGAATTAGTCCTAGCCTTTCAGAAAGTAGAGCCATACCCATATCTGATCTTCATTAATCTGAACTAATTGGTGTTTTGTGCTTACGAAACCAGAGATGGCATTCTGGTTTCACGAAAACCAAAAGATACAGATCTGAGGACCTGGTGCTCCCATAACCTGACGATCATAGCTTGTTCCCTGAATATGATGTTACTCTCTTGGAGTCATCAGAGTATAAAACTCGTATGAatgattacttttttaaaaaaaatcaagcttcat contains these protein-coding regions:
- the LOC128902709 gene encoding 2-oxoglutarate receptor 1-like; the encoded protein is MASERNSNFTALPGHADPLTSCNDEDFLQVKSYLSVLYGLIFLVCFPGNIVTIFVYFVKMRPWKSSTIIMLNLAITDLLYIATLPFFIHYSANGNNWIFGKFMCKFIHLCFYFNMYSGIIFLSCFSIFRFFVVFHPIKCFFVQKRRWAVVTCVVVWVISLVAISPLGILIDTRHKQNRTICPDLATAEDLDTSRWYNWLLTVFAFFLPLLTVTLCYALIIYTLATGPHTRACYKQKARRLAIVLLVVFYVCFLPFHIFQGIRLELRVQPVSCHMKNTIFLMFIIAKPLAALNTFGNLLLYVVMGDNFQQAIFSLLKFWTNKNLK